Proteins from a genomic interval of Zingiber officinale cultivar Zhangliang chromosome 1B, Zo_v1.1, whole genome shotgun sequence:
- the LOC122042819 gene encoding leucine-rich repeat extensin-like protein 7 — MFPSFRPNSFILFLFLSSLFIFLLPFTTTSHGVAEDHAKTPSHTPKICGTNQRHDDASELNEFFPEADDPTITRIPSDSNVGQLSDPSAVSHIANPLLQRAHTALRAWKSAIVSDPHNFTGNWVGDDVCTYNGIVCTPSLDDPTRHAVAGIDLNKADLEGHLPMELSLFHEVSLIHLNSNKFRGQIPQKLSKLVHLQELDLSNNGFHGPFPEEVLRLPNLKYLDLRYNNFEGVLPPELFDKDLDALFINNNRFNGTLPINIGNSKLSAMVLANNNFEGGIPKSIGNMNQTLNEIVIGNNSFSGCLPLELGSLINVAVLDISLNSFTGVLPEKMIEGLQNVEQLNVANNKLTGTLPHGICQLKKLDNFTYSSNYFNGNRLECQRPGKVEFDPGLNYIDGEEEGEEEEERTKEEFAFAAFEHSASCSEQKNEIPSGRSSYSPAPSSLSPSSHRIVLEQQPAASLPPVGGFGYASPPPPMMKDN; from the coding sequence ATGTTTCCTTCCTTTCGTCCGAATTCCTTCatccttttcctcttcctctcctcccttttcATCTTCTTGCTTCCTTTCACCACCACCTCGCATGGCGTCGCAGAAGACCACGCCAAAACCCCCTCTCACACTCCAAAGATATGTGGCACCAACCAAAGACATGATGATGCCTCCGAGCTGAATGAATTCTTCCCTGAAGCCGATGATCCCACTATCACCCGCATCCCATCCGATTCCAACGTTGGCCAACTCTCCGATCCCTCCGCCGTGAGCCATATCGCCAATCCCCTGCTTCAGCGCGCTCACACCGCGCTCCGCGCGTGGAAGAGCGCCATCGTCTCCGACCCTCACAACTTCACTGGCAATTGGGTCGGCGACGATGTGTGCACCTACAACGGCATCGTCTGCACCCCCTCGCTCGACGACCCCACCCGACACGCCGTCGCTGGCATCGACCTCAATAAAGCGGACCTCGAAGGCCACCTCCCCATGGAGCTCAGCCTCTTCCACGAGGTCTCTCTCATCCACCTCAACTCCAATAAGTTCCGCGGCCAAATCCCCCAGAAGCTATCCAAGTTGGTGCACCTCCAAGAGCTCGACCTCAGCAACAACGGCTTCCACGGGCCGTTCCCGGAGGAGGTGCTCCGGCTGCCGAATCTCAAGTACCTCGACCTCCGGTACAATAACTTCGAAGGGGTGCTGCCGCCAGAGCTCTTCGACAAGGATCTTGATGCTCTGTTCATCAACAACAACCGATTCAACGGCACGTTGCCGATAAACATAGGTAACTCGAAGCTCTCTGCGATGGTGCTAGCCAACAACAACTTCGAAGGCGGCATTCCGAAAAGCATAGGAAATATGAACCAAACTTTGAATGAGATCGTCATCGGCAACAACAGCTTCAGTGGATGCTTGCCGCTGGAGCTCGGGTCACTCATCAACGTTGCGGTGCTGGACATAAGTTTGAACTCGTTCACCGGAGTGTTGCCAGAGAAGATGATCGAGGGGTTGCAAAACGTGGAGCAACTCAATGTCGCAAACAATAAATTGACAGGGACTCTGCCGCATGGCATATGCCAGTTGAAGAAACTCGATAACTTCACATACTCTTCCAATTACTTCAACGGCAACAGACTGGAATGTCAGCGGCCGGGGAAGGTCGAATTTGACCCCGGGTTGAATTATattgatggagaagaagaaggagaagaagaagaagagaggacaAAGGAGGAATTCGCTTTCGCGGCGTTTGAACATTCAGCGAGTTGCAGCGAGCAGAAGAATGAGATACCTTCAGGGCGTTCGAGTTATTCTCCAGCGCCTTCATCCTTGTCACCGTCGTCGCATCGGATTGTATTGGAACAGCAACCTGCTGCATCCCTTCCGCCAGTTGGCGGGTTCGGTTATGCATCGCCACCACCTCCCATGATGAAAGATAATTGA